One part of the Humulus lupulus chromosome 9, drHumLupu1.1, whole genome shotgun sequence genome encodes these proteins:
- the LOC133799318 gene encoding protein ALP1-like, producing the protein MADTDEEIELQSASIATYFVQHYYTTYIEKTPCHGAGNRLTQERFQHSGETVSRYFNKILDVLCHMSVDVLKPPDPEFKDVPEEILKDSRYMPHFKNCIGAIDGVHVNAVIPPEDQVPFVGRKGIPTQNVMAICNFDMQFIYAYAGWEGSTHDTRIFYTALRDSTSNFPKPPQGKYYLVDAGYPQITGFLRPYKGQRYHLPQFQRGSKPTGYKEVFNQAHSSLRSVIERTFGVWKKRWKILRDMPSYPYQKQVKIVIASMTLHNYIRRHAKRDRHFEKIRDNPYYCVEDQTNIEDEDETARASNLNEMDNTRDLIAASLMGYD; encoded by the exons atGGCAGACACGGATGAGGAGATTGAGTTACAATCGGCGTCTATAGCTACATACTTTGTTCAACATTATTATACAACATATATTGAAAAGACACCTT GTCACGGTGCTGGAAACCGATTAACACAAGAGCGATTCCAACACTCAGGCGAGACAGTTAGTCGATATTTCAACAAGATTTTAGAtgttttatgtcatatgagtgtAGATGTATTAAAACCACCAGACCCAGAATTTAAAGATGTTCCTGAAGAGATATTGAAAGATTCTAGATATATGCCTCATTTTAAG aaCTGTATTGGCGCAATAGACGGTGTACATGTGAATGCTGTAATTCCACCTGAAGATCAAGTACCATTTGTTGGTAGAAAAGGGATACCAACTCAGAATGTCATGGCAATATGTAATTTTGATATGCAATTTATATATGCATATGCTGGGTGGGAAGGTTCTACTCATGATACAAGAATTTTCTATACAGCTTTACGTGATTCAACTTCAAATTTTCCAAAACCTCCCCAAG GAAAATATTATTTAGTGGATGCGGGATACCCACAAATTACAGGTTTTTTAAGACCATATAAAGGCCAAAGATACCATCTACCACAATTTCAACGAGGTAGCAAACCTACTGGTTATAAAGAGGTATTCAACCAGGCACATTCTTCTCTTCGAAGTGTTATTGAAAGAACTTTTGGAGTATGGAAGAAAAGATGGAAAATATTAAGAGATATGCCTAGTTATCCATATCAGAAGCAAGTGAAAATAGTGATTGCATCAATGACCTTGCATAATTACATTCGAAGGCATGCAAAACGTGATCGCCATTTTGAGAAAATTAGAGATAATCCATATTATTGTGTAGAAGATCAAACTAAtattgaagatgaagatgagacagCTAGAGCTTCAAATTTAAATGAAATGGACAATACTAGAGATCTGATTGCTGCAAGTTTAATGGGATATGATTAA
- the LOC133799319 gene encoding uncharacterized protein LOC133799319, whose translation MNTVATGEYAWTPSSGIIPSESEKPFNNIETLHEQLESSDNDLEMPNTDRFLREKNNKRLAEPLEKQNKAMKHGKGKMKKTGPLMIFEQIGHLADAVETRSRNIETARKENSIAEVMKILNSLPGIEKGSSLYLFATRLFIMKEKREMFASLEEPELMLTWLKNEHTLG comes from the coding sequence ATGAACACTGTTGCTACAGGAGAGTATGCTTGGACACCTTCATCTGGAATAATTCCTTCTGAGTCTGAAAAACCTTTTAACAATATTGAAACCTTACATGAACAACTTGAGAGTAGTGACAATGATCTAGAGATGCCTAATACTGATAGATTTCTTAGAGAGAAAAATAACAAGAGATTAGCCGAGCCACTTGAGAAACAAAATAAAGCAATGAAACATGGAAAAGGAAAAATGAAGAAGACAGGGCCTTTAATGATATTTGAACAAATTGGTCACCTTGCTGATGCTGTGGAGACAAGGAGTAGAAATATTGAAACAGCTAGAAAGGAGAATAGTATTGCCGAAgttatgaaaattttaaattctttGCCTGGAATTGAGAAAGGGAGCAGCTTGTATTTATTTGCAACTCGCTTGTTTATcatgaaagagaagagagagatgTTTGCTTCATTGGAAGAACCTGAGTTGATGCTTACTTGGCTCAAGAATGAGCATACTCTGGGATAA